CGCGTGGATCGCGCTGCAGTCGCTGCCGCCCGGGCGCGTCACCCCTTGAAGTACACGTACTGATGTGACGTCACGAGCGGGATGCCGGCGCGGCTCCACAGGTGTGCGGACTGGTCGAAGTAGCCGCGGGTGAACTGGTGGGCCCGTGCGGTGCCGAGGATGAAATCGTCACCGGCAGCGGTGATCTGCTCGTCACCGGCGTGGAAGTACACCGCGAGGGTCACGGTGCCGGCCGGGATGAACTGCCCGCGCCGCAGGAACACCCGCGGGAAGAACACGTCGCTCACGGCGGTGAGCGCCGCGTGATCCAGGGGCCGGGGCGGGTTGCTGCGCACCCACAGCGTGGTGGTCGACGACGCCGACTCGGTGCCGTCCATAGCAGGCGCCGCGCCGTCGACGTATCTGATGTCGTAGTTCGTGAACCACGTCAGCGGCGACGCGGCCTGCTCGAGGCCGTTCGGGTCCGGTGCCGCCGGCGGCGTGGCCTCGGCGTCGGCCCAGGTGTCGCGGCGCACCCCGAAAACCGCTGTCGCGGTGGTCTTCACCTCGCCGCCCTGGCTCTGCTCGATGATCCAGTGCTGGTTGGACCTGTTGGTCCGCACGTGCCTGGTCTCGACGTCGAAGTCGCCGTCGGCGATCGGGGCGACGTAGTTGACGGTGAGCGCGATCGGTTGGCCGTGGCACTGCGGGTGCAGTTGGATCGCACGCACCAGCACCGCGGCGGTGATCCCGCCGAACGGGCCGACCATGTTGGCCCACTCCTGCACGGTGGCACCACGGAAGCGGCCGTCGCCGATCGGATGCAGGTCGATCGCCTTGTCGAAGACACTCACCCGGTCAGGTTACTGAGGGGTCACCGTGGCGGGTTCGACGGCTCAGCTCTGCGCGGGCAGGGCCGCGGTGTCCTGATCGTCGGTGTCGCTCTTCCCGGGCGTCGGGCGACGGAACTGGTTGTCACCACGCGGGTAGACCACCTGCGGCCACCAGAACCACCTGCCCAGCATCGTCGCGATCGACGGCATGAGCAGAGACCGCACGATCAACGTGTCGAGCAGCAGACCGATCGCGATGGTCGACCCCATCTGCGCCAGCACCACCAGTTCGCTGCCGAGCATCGCCGCCATGGTCGCGGCGAACACCAGGCCCGCGGAGGTCACCACGCCGCCGGTGCCCGCCATCGACCGGATGATGCCGGTCTTCAGACCCGCGTGGATCTCGTCCTTGAAACGCGAGACCAGCAGCAGGTTGTAGTCCGATCCGACGGCCAGCAGGATGATGACCGACATCAGCATGACCAGCCAGTGCACCTGAACACCGAACAGGTCCTGCCAGATCAGCACCGAGATGCCGAACGACGCTGCGATCGAACTTGCCGCGGTGCCCACGATGACCAGCGCGGCGACGGCGCTGCGGGTCAGGATGAGCATGATCATGAAGATCAGCGTCAGCGCCGACACCACGGCGATCATCAGGTCATAGCGCGCGCCGTCGGCCATGTCCTTGTAGGTCGCCGCCGTGCCGCCGAGGAAGATCTTGGCGTCCGACAGCGACGACATCTTCAGACCCTCCTGCGCGGCAGTGCGTTCCGCGTCGACGCGGGCGATGCCCTCCGGGGTCGCCGGATCGCTCTGGTGGGTGATGAACATGCGCGCGGACTTGCCGTCCGGCGACAGGAACATCTTGAGGCCGCGTTCGAAGTCCGGGTTCTGGAACGCCTCTGGTGGCAGGTAGAAGAAGTCGTCGTTCTTCGCCTCGTCGAAGCTCTGCCCCATCGCCAGCGCGGTGTCGTTCATGGCCTGCATCTGGTCGAGCAGCGCCTTCTGCGAGTTGTACGACGCCAGAGACAGATCCCGGCTGGTCTTCATCGACGCGATGGTCTGCGGCAGCAGCGCGGTCAACTGCGGTGCGAGGTCGGCCAATTCATCGGTGTTGACCTGCACGGCCGACGTCCGGTCGGTCAACTCGTCGACGGTGTCGAGGGAGTCGAACAGCGACCGCGCCGCCGCACACATCGGGATGTCGAAACAGTGCGGCTCCCAGTAGAAGTAGTTGCGCAGCGGCCGGAACTGGTCGTCGAAGTTGGCGATGTTGTCGCGCAGTTGCTTGGTGACCTCGAGCAGTTCGCGTGACTTCTCCGCCGAGTCCTGCGTGAGCTTGGTCTGCCGCAACGACAACTCGTACTGCTTCTCCATGATGGCGATCGACTGGTTCGTTGCCTCGACCATCTTGAGTTGGTTCTCCAACTGCGCACGTTGGAACGGCAGGTTCAGGTTGCTGGTCTGTCCCTGGATTGCGGTCTGGAACGGAATCGAGCTGTGCTGGATCGGAATCCCGAGCGGCCGGGTGATGCTCTGCACCATCGCGATGCCCTGGGTGCGCAGCACGTTCTTGGCGACGCGGTCGAGCACCAGCATGTCGGCCGGGTTCCGCATGTCGTGGTCCGCCTCGACCATGAGGATGTCGGGGTTCATCCGGGCCTGCGTGAAATGCCGGTCCGCGGCGGCGAATCCGATGTTGACGGGGGCGTCCTCGGGCAGATACCAGCGGTCGTTGTAGGCAGGCCGATAGCCGGGTACCGCGACGACGCCGATCAGCACGATGAAGGCGCTCGCGACGAGGATCGGTGCGGGCCAACGTACGACGGCGGTGCCGATGCGTCGCCAGAACCGGCCCTTGGCGGCCCGTTTGGCTTCGTAGAGGCCGACCTTGCTGCCGAGGAACAGGATCGACGGGCCCATGGTGACCGAGCTCGCCACGACGACGATCATGCCGATCGCGACGGGTGCGCCCATGGTGCTGAAGTACGGCAGCCGCGCGAAGCTCAGGCAGTACGTCGCGCCTGCGATGGTCAGACCCGACCCCACGATCACCGGTGACACCGATTTGAACGTCGTGTAGTACGCGGTCTCGGGATCCTCACCCGCACCGCGGGCCTCGCGGTACCGGCCGAACAGGAAGATCCCGTAGTCGGTGGCCGCCGCGATCGCCAGCATCGTGAGGATGTTCCCGGCGAACGTGGTCAACCCGAACACGTCGTGCGTCGCCAGCACCGATATCAGCCCGCGGGAGGCCAGCAGTCCCACACCGGTGAGGACGAGTTGGATCAGTGTGGTGACGATCGAGCGGTAGACGATCAGCAACATCACCGCGATCGCCACGAGCGTGAACAGTGTGATTTTGCCCAGGCTGGCGTTGCCGATGACGTGCAGGTCGTCGGTGAGGGCCGCGGGCCCGGCGGCGTAGGCCTGCACTCCCGGCGGCGCGGGGGTGTCGGCGATCGCCTGACGCACCACCTGAACGCCTTCGTTGGCCAGGGTCTGCCCCTGCTCACCGGCGAGGTTGAGCATCACGTAGGCGGCTTTGCCGTCCGCGCTCTGAGCGCCTGCCGCCGTGAGGGTGTCACCCCAGAAGTCCTGGATGTGCTGGACGTGTTCGGGGTCCTGCTGGAGCTTGTGGATGATCTCGTCGTAGTACTTGTGCGCGTCGGGTCCGAGCGGCTCTTGGCCCTCGATGACCACCATCACCGTGCTGTTGGAGTCGAACTCCTTGAAGTTGCCTCCCATTCGGTGCATGCCGGTCAGCGACGGCGCGTCCTGGGGCGCCATGGGCGCCGAATGCTCCTCGCCGACGATCTCCAGCTGCGGCGCGATGATGTTGACCAACGCGGCGAAGGCCACCCAGATCAGGATCACCGGCACGGCGAGGATCCTCAGGGCGTGCGGGATGAACGGCTTTCTGTCGGTACGGTTGTGGGCGCCTTGAGTCATGCGGATTTCACCAAGCAGTAGGTTTGCGCGTCGATCCCGTTGGCCGACTTCTCTTCCCGGACAATTCCGTTGACGGTGACGCGGCAGCCGATCGCGTCGCTGCTGCTCAGTGCCATCAGGTTCGCGCTGACGGTCGGCAGGGTCGTCGACAAGGTGACCGACCAGGGCAGTGTCGTGTTCACCGAATGGACTTTGGCGTCGGTGTCGAAGTAGCTGATCTGTGCCGTGCTACCGGGTGGGCCGTACACCTCGTACACCAAGATCTTGGGGTTGAACTGCACGATCTCGATACCGGCTCCGGCATTGGGGTTCAGATCCTGCGATCCGAACTTCTCGTGCAGCCGCCATACCACCAGTCCTGAGATGGGTAGGACCACCGCGAGTACCAATGGAATCCACACCTGTTTCAGCACACGTGGCAGCAAGCCAGTGTTCACCCCAAGACCTCCGACCCAGGCATTCGTCGCATATGGCGAATTACTTCGCTTATCTATATACAGCGTGGAGCAACTTTACACACGCTCACAACCCGGTGCAGTGCGGGGATATTTCCTGTGAGAACACTGCCAGTTCGCTGAAATTAATTCCGCCGTCGGTGATTTGGCCGATTGGACACGAGGCCGAACCGGCGGGTATTTTGATATATAGATATTCTATGTAACTCGGGAGGTGCTCGTGCGCGTCGAATATGTCAACCGGTCGGCCACGTCTGCGCGCGACGCCACCGAGTTCATCGCGGCAGCCCTGCCGTGCATCGAGGCGATCGAGCGCGGCGCCCGGCGCCTCACCGCCAACCAGTTCGACGCAGAAGACCTGGTTCAGGAGACACTGCTCAACGCGTACAACGGGTTTCACACCTTCGAGGGCGGAACCAACATGCAGGCGTGGCTTTTCCGCATCATGCGCAACACCTGGATCTCCGGTTACCGTTCCCGCCAGCGGAATCCGGTCGAGCTGTTGTGTGAGGACTTCACCGATGCCCAACTCTCCGCCGGCATGCGCCTCACGTCCACCGCACCGCGGTCAGCCGAGAACGAAGTCCTCGCCCACCTGCCCGACGATGCAATCGCCGATGCCCTGCGCGCCCTGCCGCACGCCAATCGGATGGTGGTCTATTACGCCGACGTACAGGGCTACGCCTATCGTGAGATCGCCTCGCTGATGGGCACCCCCGTCGGAACCGTCATGTCACGGCTGGCGCGCGGCCGCGCCCGCCTGCGCACACTGCTCGCCGATGTCGCCGAAGAGCGCGGCCTCACCGACCGTCACGCAGCGGTGCCTGCCGGTCGCGCGAGATATCCGCTCCTGTAGGCGAATTCGATGAGGTGCTCACGAAGACGCCTGCGTCCGCGGTGTAACCGGGACATGACCGTTCCGACGGGCACATCCAGCACGTGGGCGACCTCCTGGTATCGCAGCCCGACGACATCGGCGTAGTAGACGACCATCCGCTGCGGCTCGGGCAGTGCCGCCACCGCAGCGCGCACCTCCGGCTCGCCCATGGATTCGAGCGCGGCCAACTCGGCCGAGGCCAGGTCGGTCTCCGAACGCGCCGCGACCGCCAGTTGTGCGTCGCTGATCGTCTCGGTGACCACGACATCCGGCCGGCGCTGTGCGGTGTGGTAGGAGTTGGTCCACGTGTTGGTGAGGATCTTGAACAGCCACGCCCTGATGTTGGTGCCGTCGCGGTAGGTGTGAAAACTGCCGTACGCCCTGACCATCGTCTCCTGCACCAGGTCTTCGGCGTCGGCCTGATTGCGCGTGTACCGGCGTGCGACGCCGTACAGCTGGTCAAGCAGCGGCAGTGCGTCGCGTTCGAACCTCTCGGCGCTGCTGCCGTGGTCGGTCACTTCTGCCTCAGCGGTCACTGACATGACCCGCTCCTGCCATTGTCGATGCGGTGTGAACTCGTTTATCCAGCAACACCACGAAAGTTACTGCCCGCTGCACGCCGACCCCAGGGGGTTTACCCCCGGGTTCTCGGCGGTTT
This region of Mycolicibacterium goodii genomic DNA includes:
- a CDS encoding sigma-70 family RNA polymerase sigma factor codes for the protein MRVEYVNRSATSARDATEFIAAALPCIEAIERGARRLTANQFDAEDLVQETLLNAYNGFHTFEGGTNMQAWLFRIMRNTWISGYRSRQRNPVELLCEDFTDAQLSAGMRLTSTAPRSAENEVLAHLPDDAIADALRALPHANRMVVYYADVQGYAYREIASLMGTPVGTVMSRLARGRARLRTLLADVAEERGLTDRHAAVPAGRARYPLL
- a CDS encoding MmpS family transport accessory protein — its product is MNTGLLPRVLKQVWIPLVLAVVLPISGLVVWRLHEKFGSQDLNPNAGAGIEIVQFNPKILVYEVYGPPGSTAQISYFDTDAKVHSVNTTLPWSVTLSTTLPTVSANLMALSSSDAIGCRVTVNGIVREEKSANGIDAQTYCLVKSA
- a CDS encoding RND family transporter, whose protein sequence is MTQGAHNRTDRKPFIPHALRILAVPVILIWVAFAALVNIIAPQLEIVGEEHSAPMAPQDAPSLTGMHRMGGNFKEFDSNSTVMVVIEGQEPLGPDAHKYYDEIIHKLQQDPEHVQHIQDFWGDTLTAAGAQSADGKAAYVMLNLAGEQGQTLANEGVQVVRQAIADTPAPPGVQAYAAGPAALTDDLHVIGNASLGKITLFTLVAIAVMLLIVYRSIVTTLIQLVLTGVGLLASRGLISVLATHDVFGLTTFAGNILTMLAIAAATDYGIFLFGRYREARGAGEDPETAYYTTFKSVSPVIVGSGLTIAGATYCLSFARLPYFSTMGAPVAIGMIVVVASSVTMGPSILFLGSKVGLYEAKRAAKGRFWRRIGTAVVRWPAPILVASAFIVLIGVVAVPGYRPAYNDRWYLPEDAPVNIGFAAADRHFTQARMNPDILMVEADHDMRNPADMLVLDRVAKNVLRTQGIAMVQSITRPLGIPIQHSSIPFQTAIQGQTSNLNLPFQRAQLENQLKMVEATNQSIAIMEKQYELSLRQTKLTQDSAEKSRELLEVTKQLRDNIANFDDQFRPLRNYFYWEPHCFDIPMCAAARSLFDSLDTVDELTDRTSAVQVNTDELADLAPQLTALLPQTIASMKTSRDLSLASYNSQKALLDQMQAMNDTALAMGQSFDEAKNDDFFYLPPEAFQNPDFERGLKMFLSPDGKSARMFITHQSDPATPEGIARVDAERTAAQEGLKMSSLSDAKIFLGGTAATYKDMADGARYDLMIAVVSALTLIFMIMLILTRSAVAALVIVGTAASSIAASFGISVLIWQDLFGVQVHWLVMLMSVIILLAVGSDYNLLLVSRFKDEIHAGLKTGIIRSMAGTGGVVTSAGLVFAATMAAMLGSELVVLAQMGSTIAIGLLLDTLIVRSLLMPSIATMLGRWFWWPQVVYPRGDNQFRRPTPGKSDTDDQDTAALPAQS
- a CDS encoding sigma-70 family RNA polymerase sigma factor, encoding MSVTAEAEVTDHGSSAERFERDALPLLDQLYGVARRYTRNQADAEDLVQETMVRAYGSFHTYRDGTNIRAWLFKILTNTWTNSYHTAQRRPDVVVTETISDAQLAVAARSETDLASAELAALESMGEPEVRAAVAALPEPQRMVVYYADVVGLRYQEVAHVLDVPVGTVMSRLHRGRRRLREHLIEFAYRSGYLARPAGTAA
- a CDS encoding acyl-CoA thioesterase, which translates into the protein MSVFDKAIDLHPIGDGRFRGATVQEWANMVGPFGGITAAVLVRAIQLHPQCHGQPIALTVNYVAPIADGDFDVETRHVRTNRSNQHWIIEQSQGGEVKTTATAVFGVRRDTWADAEATPPAAPDPNGLEQAASPLTWFTNYDIRYVDGAAPAMDGTESASSTTTLWVRSNPPRPLDHAALTAVSDVFFPRVFLRRGQFIPAGTVTLAVYFHAGDEQITAAGDDFILGTARAHQFTRGYFDQSAHLWSRAGIPLVTSHQYVYFKG